One Polyangiaceae bacterium genomic window carries:
- a CDS encoding Stp1/IreP family PP2C-type Ser/Thr phosphatase: MRAVAYGMTDVGLQRDHNEDSYAVLSEYGLYIVADGMGGHRAGDVASRIATDSISEFFRSTASDDATWPIAFDANLTEDENRLLSGILIANRRIFERSIRSRECAGMGTTVVGAVFSKRRNRIYVGHVGDSRAYRVRAGTIQQLTRDHSLINDYLMAMPELTEEQRAELPKNVITRALGMHDNVAVDLMSDEPRVGDVYLLCSDGLSGMLTDDQIRDLVDTSRDTTEMCRRLIAQANELGGDDNITVLVVRFEDESEVVDEPTQQMPAAQILLAASRTAGSDDDTQS, translated from the coding sequence ATGCGCGCAGTTGCATACGGGATGACCGACGTCGGTCTCCAGCGCGATCACAACGAGGATAGCTACGCCGTACTCAGCGAGTACGGGCTGTACATCGTTGCCGATGGCATGGGGGGCCATCGCGCTGGTGATGTTGCCAGCCGCATCGCAACCGATTCCATCAGCGAGTTTTTTCGCTCGACGGCGAGTGACGATGCGACGTGGCCCATCGCTTTCGACGCGAACTTGACCGAAGACGAAAACAGGCTGCTCAGCGGCATCCTCATCGCCAACCGCAGAATTTTCGAACGCAGCATTCGATCACGCGAGTGCGCCGGCATGGGCACGACCGTCGTCGGTGCCGTCTTCTCCAAGCGTCGCAACCGAATTTACGTCGGCCACGTAGGCGACAGTCGCGCGTACCGCGTCCGGGCCGGAACGATCCAACAACTCACCCGCGATCACTCGCTCATCAACGACTACTTGATGGCGATGCCCGAGCTGACGGAAGAACAACGCGCGGAGTTGCCCAAAAACGTCATCACGCGCGCGCTCGGCATGCACGACAACGTCGCGGTCGACTTGATGAGCGACGAACCACGCGTCGGTGATGTTTACCTGCTCTGTTCGGACGGTTTGTCCGGGATGCTCACGGACGACCAAATCCGCGACCTCGTCGACACATCACGCGATACGACCGAAATGTGTCGGCGCCTCATTGCGCAAGCCAACGAGCTTGGCGGCGACGACAACATCACCGTGCTCGTCGTGCGGTTCGAGGACGAGAGCGAGGTCGTCGACGAACCTACGCAGCAAATGCCCGCCGCACAAATCCTGCTCGCTGCGTCACGCACGGCCGGAAGCGACGACGACACGCAGTCCTGA
- the frr gene encoding ribosome recycling factor gives MLDDVLNELRTGIDKSIEALRRDLARVRTGRAHAGMLDAIRVDYYGVPTPISQMATVGIPEPRLITIKPWEKGQVKAIDKAIRESDLNLNPQVDGELIRIPIPVLTEERRKEMVKLTKKHGEEAKVAIRKHRRDANEMVDSLDEGGDVSKDDADRTKKKIDEVVADGVAQVDKVIAAKEKDILEV, from the coding sequence ATCGATAAATCGATCGAGGCACTCCGTCGAGATCTAGCGCGTGTGCGCACCGGACGGGCGCACGCAGGGATGCTGGATGCTATCCGCGTCGACTATTACGGGGTGCCGACCCCCATCAGTCAGATGGCGACCGTAGGCATTCCTGAGCCACGTCTCATCACGATCAAGCCGTGGGAGAAGGGGCAAGTCAAAGCCATCGACAAGGCCATTCGCGAGAGCGATCTCAACTTGAATCCGCAAGTCGACGGCGAGCTCATCCGCATCCCGATCCCGGTGCTGACGGAGGAGCGGCGCAAGGAGATGGTCAAGCTGACCAAGAAACACGGGGAAGAAGCGAAAGTCGCCATTCGCAAGCACCGCCGTGATGCCAACGAGATGGTGGACTCGCTCGACGAAGGTGGCGACGTGAGCAAGGACGACGCGGATCGGACGAAGAAAAAAATCGACGAGGTCGTGGCGGACGGAGTCGCTCAGGTCGACAAGGTGATTGCCGCCAAGGAAAAGGACATCCTCGAGGTGTAG